In Miscanthus floridulus cultivar M001 chromosome 5, ASM1932011v1, whole genome shotgun sequence, one genomic interval encodes:
- the LOC136452289 gene encoding uncharacterized protein isoform X2, with protein sequence MAAHATASSPPAVALLGGSPSSSPPPSHGPSSGAESARPPCRITMDSNVVAPSFASRVSHLPFCICTPISCPPATAGFYASRLLIVAGHRLHPHLKRLT encoded by the exons ATGGCGGCGCACGCCACCGCCTCCTCTCCTCCGGCGGTGGCTTTGCTCGGCGGCTCgccctcttcttctcctcctccgtcCCATGGCCCAAGCAGTGGCGCCGAATCAGCTAGACCGCCCTGCCGCATCACCATGGACTCCAATGTCGTCGCACCATCCTTTGCCTCAAGGGTATCACATCTCCCGTTCTGCATCTGTACGCCCATCTCCTGCCCTCCAG CAACAGCAGGCTTCTATGCTTCCAGGTTGCTGATTGTTGCTGGTCATAGATTACATCCACATCTAAAGAG